One genomic window of Psychrobacillus sp. INOP01 includes the following:
- a CDS encoding helix-turn-helix domain-containing protein codes for MQIKGEVLRTVRKEQNMSQEDLALELKVTVSTISNWERKEYVPDERYNKPIARALDVSVYKLTGVPSNVSSVDVKPIDTYEKENILLERLMESFEQFIQEKEKNIESDKQEFWEDDWRNG; via the coding sequence TTGCAAATCAAGGGAGAGGTACTGCGTACAGTACGAAAAGAACAGAACATGTCACAGGAAGACCTAGCTTTAGAGTTAAAGGTTACGGTCAGCACCATTTCTAACTGGGAACGAAAGGAATACGTCCCAGATGAACGATATAATAAACCCATTGCACGAGCCCTAGATGTTAGTGTCTATAAGCTTACTGGAGTTCCATCTAATGTTTCATCAGTAGATGTGAAACCAATAGATACCTACGAGAAAGAAAATATTTTGCTAGAACGCTTGATGGAATCATTTGAACAATTTATACAAGAAAAAGAGAAAAATATAGAAAGTGATAAACAAGAATTTTGGGAAGATGATTGGCGAAATGGCTAA
- a CDS encoding ABC transporter permease translates to MNSFIVLVNKEFTQMIRDFKIIWLPLVFILLGITQPVITYYLPTILEALGSGQGITIDPSMTNQQGGEILAGTLASQFDQLGIMIIAISLMGIIQTDKANGMLAFILTRPVTVRSYVGGKIASNYIFTAFSITVGYLASYLYVNFLFTNVAVYDMLIGLLFYLVWVLFIVSFTTMISTLINSPGLIALISIACLIACRVIVGLNSMIDLVNPASMSKHAMEVLITGSVNSNAIGNLGVTFLCVVLAIFVTNYWISNKKFSNE, encoded by the coding sequence ATGAATAGTTTTATAGTCCTGGTGAACAAAGAATTTACCCAGATGATACGAGATTTTAAAATCATTTGGCTACCACTAGTATTTATCTTATTAGGAATTACACAACCTGTAATTACGTATTACTTGCCCACCATATTAGAAGCTTTAGGAAGCGGTCAAGGCATTACGATTGACCCAAGTATGACAAATCAACAAGGCGGAGAGATTTTAGCTGGCACATTAGCTTCACAATTTGATCAGCTAGGAATTATGATTATTGCAATCTCTTTGATGGGAATCATACAAACCGATAAAGCTAACGGAATGTTGGCCTTTATATTAACTAGACCTGTAACTGTTCGTTCATACGTTGGAGGTAAAATTGCTTCTAACTATATTTTTACTGCATTTAGTATTACTGTTGGATACCTTGCATCCTATCTATACGTGAATTTTCTATTCACAAATGTTGCTGTTTACGATATGCTCATAGGCCTCTTGTTTTATCTTGTCTGGGTTCTTTTTATAGTCTCGTTTACAACGATGATTAGCACACTAATAAATAGTCCCGGCCTTATCGCATTAATTTCCATTGCATGTTTAATAGCTTGCAGAGTTATTGTTGGCCTGAATTCAATGATAGATTTAGTAAATCCCGCCAGTATGAGTAAACATGCTATGGAAGTACTCATAACAGGTTCTGTAAATTCAAACGCAATAGGCAATCTAGGTGTAACGTTTCTTTGTGTTGTCTTGGCGATATTTGTAACAAACTATTGGATTTCCAATAAAAAATTCAGTAACGAATGA
- a CDS encoding PLD nuclease N-terminal domain-containing protein produces the protein MQLHYGINDLKDFDLMSFLPIVLPVILVGFILAMVALIDLYRNKKRRNNVLIWTLIIIFGNTIGPILYFVIGRKDSERV, from the coding sequence ATGCAATTACATTATGGAATAAATGATTTAAAAGACTTTGATTTAATGTCGTTTCTACCTATTGTGCTTCCAGTTATTTTAGTAGGTTTTATACTTGCAATGGTTGCATTAATAGACTTGTACAGAAATAAAAAAAGAAGGAATAATGTGCTCATATGGACGCTAATAATAATTTTCGGCAATACAATTGGGCCTATTCTGTATTTTGTTATAGGAAGAAAGGATAGTGAGCGAGTTTGA
- a CDS encoding sugar ABC transporter permease, which produces MNFFGEAKALVKANIRDYGMYIALIVIMLTFTIMTNGLFMSSRNISNLLDSAGYIAVLAVGMTLVIVIRHIDLSVGFLAGFLGAIAAIFLTQMGVSVWITIPVILILGALIGLVNGVLIAKVGIPAFVATLAGMLIFRGALLQVTEKTGTIIIKDDQFNAIGNGFIPSIMQINGLHLLTLLVGLVGILLFIYNEISNRSNKMTYGFEVMSSGLFSAKLVLISAIIGYITWILAGYNGFSWTVIIMIIVVVIYHFLSTKTVLGRHIYAVGSNPEAAHLSGINVQKITYIVFGSMGMLAALSGILFTSRLQSATTTAGTLFELDAIAAAYVGGVSSAGGVGKVTGAIIGAIVMASLSSGMNLLGVGISYQYMIRGGVLAGAVIFDVMTRKQRA; this is translated from the coding sequence ATGAACTTTTTTGGAGAAGCAAAAGCACTCGTCAAAGCCAACATTCGAGATTATGGAATGTATATTGCGTTAATAGTGATTATGTTAACGTTTACGATTATGACGAATGGACTATTCATGTCTTCGCGAAATATTAGTAATTTATTGGATTCAGCAGGTTATATCGCCGTTTTGGCAGTTGGTATGACGCTCGTGATTGTCATTCGTCATATAGATTTATCGGTTGGATTTTTAGCAGGATTTCTTGGTGCCATTGCCGCGATATTCTTAACACAAATGGGTGTATCGGTATGGATTACTATTCCAGTTATTTTAATCCTTGGAGCACTAATCGGGTTGGTTAATGGTGTATTAATTGCTAAAGTTGGGATACCAGCCTTTGTAGCAACGCTTGCAGGAATGCTAATTTTCCGTGGTGCATTACTCCAGGTTACAGAGAAGACAGGAACTATCATTATTAAAGATGACCAATTCAATGCGATTGGGAATGGATTTATTCCATCTATTATGCAAATAAATGGCTTGCACCTATTAACATTATTAGTAGGGTTAGTAGGAATTCTTTTATTTATTTACAATGAGATTTCAAATCGAAGCAACAAAATGACTTATGGTTTCGAGGTTATGTCTAGTGGATTATTTAGTGCAAAGCTTGTTTTAATATCCGCAATTATTGGATATATTACATGGATTTTAGCAGGATATAACGGTTTTTCGTGGACAGTAATCATTATGATTATAGTAGTAGTTATCTATCATTTCTTATCGACGAAAACGGTACTTGGTCGCCACATTTATGCAGTCGGCAGTAATCCAGAAGCTGCTCATTTAAGTGGTATCAATGTACAAAAGATTACATATATCGTATTTGGATCGATGGGAATGCTCGCCGCATTATCTGGGATTCTATTTACTTCTAGGCTTCAATCAGCAACGACTACAGCAGGTACACTATTCGAGCTTGATGCAATTGCGGCTGCATATGTTGGGGGTGTATCATCTGCTGGTGGTGTCGGTAAAGTAACAGGTGCTATTATTGGTGCCATTGTAATGGCTTCCTTATCAAGTGGTATGAACCTACTAGGAGTTGGTATTTCATATCAGTATATGATTCGTGGAGGAGTTTTAGCTGGAGCAGTAATTTTTGATGTAATGACACGTAAGCAACGAGCTTAA
- a CDS encoding substrate-binding domain-containing protein produces MRKKIVLLLGALIIAFSYFTIISATKAFRSTSELPATLSKLEDSVRIVLITQELDTPFWNKVGQGAKQRAKEENVELEVWGSYGNDQDDFLKKMEIAIHSKVDGIIVQGLDTEEFKELSKIKAAFYGIPVITVANDVPVEESLRKTYVGSDQFWAGKMVAHQLIKEMGTSGEVIILGDEVQAYYQKERLAGIRDVLEGYPEINIIIRGTEDTNERVISTTQQLMNEAPRATAFIAINAKYAGPMIQEIGRRTQVEPYHIYTFDDGVESTTLLEQGKLDGILEQKPKEMGKESVKWLMEWITGKTVPLDSDGYLTETHMLVPDGEKP; encoded by the coding sequence ATGCGGAAAAAAATTGTTCTTCTACTAGGTGCACTCATCATTGCTTTCAGTTATTTCACGATTATATCTGCAACAAAGGCTTTTCGATCTACAAGTGAATTACCTGCTACCCTTTCCAAGTTGGAAGATTCTGTTCGTATTGTACTAATTACGCAAGAGTTAGATACCCCTTTTTGGAATAAGGTCGGACAAGGAGCTAAACAGCGAGCTAAGGAAGAAAATGTTGAGCTAGAAGTGTGGGGAAGCTACGGAAATGACCAGGACGATTTTTTAAAAAAAATGGAGATTGCCATTCATTCCAAAGTGGATGGGATCATCGTTCAGGGCCTAGATACCGAGGAATTTAAAGAGCTATCAAAAATAAAAGCAGCCTTTTATGGAATTCCTGTCATAACAGTTGCTAATGACGTTCCAGTGGAAGAAAGTTTGCGTAAAACATACGTCGGTTCAGATCAGTTCTGGGCAGGAAAGATGGTTGCCCATCAGCTTATTAAAGAAATGGGCACATCTGGGGAAGTGATAATTCTTGGGGATGAAGTGCAAGCATATTATCAAAAAGAACGTTTAGCAGGGATACGGGATGTCCTCGAGGGATACCCAGAGATTAACATAATCATTAGAGGAACAGAGGATACAAATGAACGAGTGATTTCGACAACCCAACAACTTATGAATGAAGCACCTAGAGCAACTGCGTTTATCGCGATCAATGCGAAATATGCGGGACCTATGATTCAGGAAATCGGAAGACGAACACAGGTGGAGCCTTATCATATTTATACGTTTGATGATGGAGTTGAATCGACTACCCTTTTAGAGCAAGGAAAGCTAGATGGTATTTTAGAGCAAAAGCCTAAAGAAATGGGCAAGGAAAGTGTAAAGTGGCTCATGGAATGGATTACGGGTAAGACAGTTCCGCTTGATTCCGATGGATATTTGACAGAAACGCATATGCTCGTACCGGATGGTGAAAAACCATGA
- a CDS encoding ABC transporter ATP-binding protein, which produces MKLEIRNVKKTFNNKTAVDSFSMELQSGDCVGLIGPNGAGKSTLIKMIADIINPDSGEILLNGKRISSMKKEIGYLPQYPNFFHWMTAKETLMFMGKLSGLSRNVLTSSIPIILKKVGLSKEEDTKVGTFSGGMKQRLGIAQTLLHKPSLIIMDEPVSALDPIGRREVLNLIQEIKKETTILLSTHILSDAQEICERFIVIKNGLKIEDTSITELLQRNSDNKLNIEITEKDQGWIGVIEELPYVKGIEVIGNKLKVKVENLETNKNLLLVHALEHNVNILKFEVGNDTLEEIFLKLVVEK; this is translated from the coding sequence TTGAAATTGGAAATTAGAAATGTAAAGAAAACTTTTAATAATAAAACTGCCGTCGACAGCTTCTCGATGGAGCTACAATCAGGAGATTGTGTCGGATTAATCGGACCAAATGGAGCTGGGAAATCTACGCTCATTAAAATGATCGCAGATATTATTAATCCGGACAGTGGTGAAATTCTATTAAACGGAAAAAGAATTTCTTCGATGAAAAAAGAAATTGGGTACTTACCACAATATCCAAACTTCTTTCATTGGATGACAGCCAAAGAGACTCTTATGTTCATGGGAAAACTTTCGGGACTAAGCAGAAATGTATTAACAAGCTCTATTCCAATCATTTTAAAAAAAGTTGGATTAAGCAAAGAGGAAGACACGAAAGTAGGCACATTTTCAGGAGGCATGAAACAGCGACTTGGAATTGCTCAAACTTTACTACATAAGCCTTCCCTCATTATTATGGATGAACCTGTCTCTGCCTTAGACCCTATTGGTCGGAGAGAAGTATTAAACCTTATTCAAGAGATAAAAAAGGAAACAACGATTCTACTATCAACACACATTTTAAGTGATGCACAAGAAATCTGTGAGCGATTTATAGTTATTAAAAATGGACTTAAAATCGAGGACACATCAATTACTGAACTACTTCAAAGAAATAGTGACAATAAATTAAATATAGAAATTACAGAGAAGGATCAAGGATGGATTGGCGTTATAGAAGAATTACCTTACGTGAAAGGCATAGAAGTAATTGGGAATAAGCTTAAGGTGAAAGTTGAAAACCTAGAAACTAACAAAAACTTATTACTAGTTCATGCACTGGAGCATAATGTAAATATCCTAAAGTTTGAAGTCGGAAACGATACATTAGAAGAAATCTTTTTGAAATTGGTGGTGGAGAAATGA
- a CDS encoding sensor histidine kinase, with translation MTTIQRKIWLLVSVMLLIMGIIWMMLTYYNQQTQEQTNTILQRYLRMNEVTIASQKIITDLNNYLLDPSEVHKVQIEKSIKTIEEVQHDVAKLRNEENAFSVTNYIHLIDSLVETTNRSILFSEEQELEGSTNEFNEANRISLYISEMTLTILERELKTYNLFYREIINQSEELKRLGIWILLLVTAVLLLATYWFSLSITKPVHQLTKAANELAQGRFNQKIIVESSDEIAFLAQTFDEMRININDLILEIQQKAQLEHELQQSKLLLKESQLRSLQSQINPHFLFNTLNTLSKKAYLDGAEETSDLLVSVAGLLRYNLKRIDRSVTLYEEVLVLNQYMEIQKARFTDRLHFQATIDESCLHVNIPGLTLQPIIENAVIHAIEPEENGGTISFRILRDGSWVIIEIEDSGKGISQEKIDQLLKGQIDANEGHSTGIGFQNVVKRLHLFYGVENLVSIESKKGIGTKVTIQIPDTREEVSDETFNRG, from the coding sequence ATGACAACCATTCAACGAAAGATTTGGTTGCTCGTTTCCGTTATGCTACTTATCATGGGAATTATTTGGATGATGCTGACTTATTACAATCAGCAAACCCAAGAACAAACCAATACCATTCTACAGCGCTATTTACGTATGAATGAAGTGACTATTGCTAGTCAAAAAATTATAACAGACTTAAATAATTACTTACTAGACCCATCAGAAGTGCATAAAGTACAAATAGAGAAAAGTATTAAAACTATTGAGGAAGTTCAACATGATGTAGCAAAGCTTCGCAATGAAGAAAATGCGTTTTCTGTTACGAATTATATACATTTAATCGATAGTTTAGTAGAGACGACAAATCGTTCTATACTATTTTCAGAGGAACAGGAGTTAGAAGGTTCTACAAATGAATTCAATGAAGCGAATCGTATATCACTGTACATATCTGAAATGACATTAACCATTTTAGAACGGGAACTAAAGACTTATAATCTGTTCTATCGAGAAATCATCAATCAGTCAGAGGAGTTAAAAAGGCTAGGGATTTGGATACTGCTACTAGTAACAGCTGTCTTACTTTTAGCTACCTATTGGTTCTCGCTTAGTATTACAAAACCTGTTCATCAGCTAACGAAGGCAGCAAATGAGTTAGCTCAAGGACGTTTTAATCAAAAAATAATAGTGGAATCTAGCGATGAAATTGCATTCTTAGCTCAAACGTTTGATGAAATGCGTATTAACATTAATGACTTGATATTGGAGATTCAGCAAAAGGCACAGCTTGAGCATGAGCTTCAGCAGAGTAAGCTTCTACTGAAGGAGAGTCAGTTAAGAAGTTTGCAGAGTCAGATTAATCCTCATTTTCTATTTAACACATTGAATACTTTGTCCAAGAAGGCCTATTTGGATGGAGCAGAAGAAACGAGCGACCTATTAGTTAGTGTAGCTGGGTTATTGCGGTATAACCTAAAGCGAATAGATCGATCAGTTACTTTATATGAGGAAGTACTTGTGCTCAATCAATATATGGAAATACAAAAAGCACGTTTTACAGATCGATTACATTTTCAGGCAACTATCGATGAATCATGCTTGCACGTCAATATCCCTGGTCTTACTCTCCAGCCTATAATTGAAAACGCTGTCATCCATGCAATCGAGCCAGAAGAGAATGGTGGTACTATTTCGTTTAGAATTTTAAGAGATGGCTCATGGGTTATTATTGAAATCGAGGATAGTGGAAAAGGAATATCGCAGGAAAAAATAGATCAGCTATTAAAAGGACAAATTGATGCAAATGAAGGGCATTCCACTGGCATTGGTTTTCAAAATGTAGTAAAAAGGCTCCATCTATTTTACGGTGTGGAAAATTTAGTATCCATTGAAAGTAAAAAGGGTATTGGAACGAAGGTAACCATACAAATCCCAGATACTAGGGAGGAGGTAAGTGATGAGACTTTTAATCGTGGATGA
- a CDS encoding sugar ABC transporter ATP-binding protein: MSDYILEMNNISKEFPGVKALSNVNFKVKKGEIHCLVGENGAGKSTLMKVLSGVYPYGTYDGDIVFEGKVQQFNEITDSVKVGIGIIYQELALFPDLTVYENIFAGNELKKGPFVDWNKTIVQATGLLDKVKLRVTPETLIKELGVGKQQLVEIAKALSKDVNLLILDEPTAALNEDDSENLLVLLNELKEQGISCIMISHKLKEVISIADKVTVLRDGQTICTLDASNGEVSENVIIKNMVGRDIEDIYPKRPDKKIGETILELSDWTAYDTQLGRNVVKNVRLEVKRGEIIGIAGLMGSGRTELALSIFGNPKSYKLQGSMKLYGETKVLKHTSEAIKAGIAYVTEDRKGDGLFLLQDIKSNVSAAHLKGISTKGILNLNEEVKIGTEYKDSLYIKASSLEQIVGKLSGGNQQKVSLGKWLFTGPKILILDEPTRGIDVGAKFEIYTIMNELINEGMSIIMISSELGEVLGMSDRIYVMAEGSVKGELTMEEATQETIMELATQ; encoded by the coding sequence ATGAGTGATTACATTTTAGAGATGAATAATATTTCTAAAGAATTCCCAGGAGTCAAGGCCCTCTCAAACGTGAACTTTAAAGTGAAAAAAGGCGAGATTCATTGTTTGGTTGGGGAAAATGGTGCAGGTAAATCCACACTTATGAAAGTGTTAAGCGGGGTCTATCCATATGGTACTTATGATGGAGACATTGTATTTGAGGGAAAAGTTCAACAGTTCAACGAGATTACTGATAGTGTCAAAGTTGGCATCGGTATTATTTATCAAGAACTAGCTCTTTTTCCAGATTTGACAGTGTATGAAAATATATTCGCTGGAAACGAATTGAAAAAAGGTCCGTTCGTAGATTGGAATAAAACGATAGTTCAAGCAACCGGGCTATTGGACAAAGTGAAGTTAAGAGTGACTCCAGAAACTTTGATCAAAGAATTAGGTGTAGGGAAACAACAGCTAGTTGAAATTGCTAAAGCGTTAAGTAAGGATGTAAATTTACTTATATTAGACGAGCCGACTGCAGCACTGAATGAGGATGATAGTGAGAATTTATTGGTACTTCTTAACGAGCTGAAAGAACAAGGAATTAGCTGTATCATGATTTCTCACAAGCTAAAGGAAGTCATCTCAATTGCAGATAAAGTAACAGTTTTACGTGATGGACAGACGATTTGTACGCTTGATGCGAGTAACGGAGAAGTATCTGAAAATGTCATTATTAAAAACATGGTGGGTCGCGATATTGAAGACATATATCCAAAGCGTCCAGACAAGAAAATTGGAGAAACCATTCTTGAATTATCCGATTGGACTGCTTATGATACACAGCTCGGTCGGAATGTTGTAAAAAACGTTCGGCTCGAGGTAAAAAGAGGCGAGATTATTGGTATTGCGGGTTTAATGGGATCAGGACGTACAGAGCTTGCCCTTAGCATTTTTGGAAATCCTAAAAGCTATAAGCTACAAGGCAGCATGAAACTGTATGGGGAAACAAAGGTATTGAAGCATACAAGTGAGGCGATTAAAGCTGGTATTGCCTATGTGACTGAGGATCGTAAAGGAGATGGCTTATTCCTGCTACAGGATATTAAGAGTAATGTTTCTGCAGCGCATCTAAAAGGAATCTCCACAAAGGGAATACTAAATTTAAACGAAGAAGTGAAAATTGGTACAGAATATAAGGATTCACTCTATATTAAAGCAAGCTCACTCGAACAAATTGTTGGGAAACTCAGTGGTGGAAACCAACAAAAAGTATCACTTGGTAAATGGTTGTTTACTGGACCTAAGATTTTGATATTGGATGAACCAACAAGAGGAATTGATGTTGGTGCAAAGTTCGAAATTTATACAATTATGAATGAACTGATCAATGAAGGAATGAGTATTATTATGATTTCCTCTGAACTAGGTGAAGTACTAGGAATGAGCGATCGAATTTATGTCATGGCGGAAGGCTCCGTTAAAGGCGAACTAACCATGGAGGAAGCGACACAAGAAACGATAATGGAACTTGCGACGCAATAA
- a CDS encoding tetratricopeptide repeat protein, which produces MEQLQQAIEMRREGNIEESIKILESIPYKDGRIYFECGWNYSVLDNANEAIKYYELAIELELPKELKQKAYMDLGFNYFSLLRYEEAEQILFNGIGKFHDSEAFRAMLAVVRYKLGDSREGMIDLMQLLLELYPNSSKEIAKYRTELMHYVQQR; this is translated from the coding sequence ATGGAACAACTTCAACAAGCTATCGAAATGCGTCGAGAAGGTAATATTGAAGAATCAATAAAAATATTAGAAAGTATCCCTTATAAAGATGGGCGTATATATTTTGAATGTGGATGGAATTATAGTGTTCTAGACAATGCAAATGAGGCCATCAAGTATTATGAGTTAGCCATTGAACTAGAGTTACCAAAGGAATTAAAGCAAAAAGCCTATATGGATCTTGGTTTTAATTATTTTTCACTCCTTCGGTATGAAGAGGCAGAACAAATACTCTTTAATGGCATAGGGAAATTTCATGATTCGGAAGCATTTCGTGCAATGCTTGCTGTAGTACGTTATAAGTTAGGAGATTCAAGGGAGGGCATGATTGATTTAATGCAGCTTTTACTTGAATTATATCCGAATTCGAGTAAGGAAATTGCCAAGTACAGAACAGAACTAATGCATTATGTCCAACAAAGGTAG
- a CDS encoding bifunctional 2-polyprenyl-6-hydroxyphenol methylase/3-demethylubiquinol 3-O-methyltransferase UbiG: MSNIIEYYNRFDEWGRLDKEPIEFLVNWHYIKKYLPLNGNILDNGAGPGKYSMHLANEGYKVTLTDLTPKLVEIAKNKAQELKVEQNFNGFHVADARDLTVLKGEQFDATLMLGPLYHLQEEADRIQAVEELYRVTKKNGIVFVAFMPRIRHVLTSLLHPENWKPNNEMDNIEQFSQNGCFNHGDEGRFTGAYYFNIEEIKPFMEEHGFESLELIGSNIGALLSSDNWSYWRDKGENEFEKVIRLLTEKASDTNVLGISSHLLYIGRKMDRI; encoded by the coding sequence ATGAGTAACATTATTGAATACTACAACAGGTTTGATGAATGGGGAAGACTAGACAAAGAGCCTATCGAGTTTCTAGTGAATTGGCATTATATTAAAAAGTATCTTCCTCTGAATGGGAATATTCTAGATAATGGTGCGGGACCAGGTAAATATTCTATGCACCTTGCTAATGAGGGATATAAGGTAACTCTTACTGATTTAACCCCAAAGCTTGTTGAGATTGCTAAAAATAAAGCGCAGGAACTTAAGGTAGAACAAAATTTTAATGGTTTCCATGTGGCTGATGCAAGAGATCTTACTGTACTTAAAGGAGAACAGTTTGATGCTACATTAATGCTTGGCCCTTTGTATCACTTACAAGAAGAAGCTGATCGTATTCAGGCAGTAGAAGAGTTATATCGAGTTACGAAAAAGAATGGTATTGTTTTTGTGGCATTTATGCCGAGAATTAGACATGTTTTAACTTCTCTTTTGCATCCTGAAAATTGGAAGCCAAATAACGAGATGGATAACATAGAACAATTTTCTCAAAATGGTTGTTTTAATCATGGAGATGAAGGACGATTTACAGGCGCTTATTACTTTAATATAGAAGAAATCAAACCCTTCATGGAGGAGCATGGATTTGAAAGTCTAGAATTAATAGGCTCCAATATAGGTGCTCTCTTGAGCAGTGATAATTGGAGTTACTGGAGAGATAAAGGAGAAAATGAGTTTGAGAAAGTCATAAGATTACTAACTGAAAAAGCTAGTGATACAAATGTATTAGGAATCTCCTCACACTTACTTTACATTGGAAGAAAGATGGATAGAATATAG
- a CDS encoding sugar ABC transporter substrate-binding protein, with translation MKKFKGLTFLVILMIFALVAAGCNNGGDSSVDVGIVLPTKDEPRWVQDEQRFKDALADSDYSTEILFSQGSSAKEKENVEALLNKGIKVLIITPHDGAAAAAAVEAAKKEDVTVIAYDRLITDTDAVDYYVTFDSLAVGAAQAQYLVDNADGSDVPLYLYAGAASDNNAFLFFEGAWKVLQPKIADGTFKIANSSEAEALKDSADLSRDQLGKIIGQITTNWDANDAKNKAQTHLTAASDDLKGDVSILAPNDGTARSIADVFASDNAITNYFVTGQDAEKASIQYIIDEQQSMTVFKDVRTLVKDAMGMAVEVLDGKTPKTTGSYDNGAVEVKAKQTDVIVVDKENVKAELIDSEYYEASEFTGLE, from the coding sequence ATGAAGAAGTTCAAGGGGTTAACTTTTTTAGTTATTTTGATGATTTTCGCATTAGTGGCCGCGGGATGTAATAATGGCGGAGACAGTTCGGTAGATGTCGGTATCGTATTACCAACAAAAGATGAGCCACGTTGGGTTCAAGATGAGCAACGCTTTAAAGATGCTTTAGCAGATTCGGATTATTCTACGGAAATTCTGTTCAGCCAAGGATCTTCAGCGAAGGAAAAAGAAAATGTAGAAGCATTATTAAATAAAGGGATAAAAGTATTAATCATCACTCCACATGATGGAGCAGCGGCTGCAGCAGCAGTAGAAGCAGCAAAAAAAGAGGATGTAACAGTTATTGCATATGACCGTTTAATCACGGATACGGATGCAGTAGATTACTATGTAACTTTTGATAGCTTAGCAGTTGGTGCTGCACAAGCTCAGTATTTAGTAGATAATGCAGATGGTTCAGATGTGCCACTTTATTTGTATGCTGGTGCGGCGTCTGATAACAATGCGTTCTTGTTCTTCGAGGGAGCTTGGAAAGTGCTTCAACCGAAAATTGCTGATGGAACTTTCAAAATTGCCAACTCAAGTGAAGCAGAAGCTTTAAAGGATTCAGCGGATCTGTCGCGTGATCAATTAGGAAAAATTATCGGTCAGATTACAACGAACTGGGATGCAAATGATGCAAAGAACAAAGCACAGACACATTTAACTGCAGCTAGTGACGACTTAAAAGGTGACGTTTCTATTTTAGCACCAAATGATGGCACTGCTCGTTCTATTGCGGATGTATTTGCTTCTGACAACGCAATTACTAATTACTTTGTAACTGGGCAAGATGCTGAAAAAGCATCGATCCAATACATTATTGATGAACAACAATCAATGACCGTTTTCAAAGATGTTCGTACATTAGTAAAAGATGCTATGGGTATGGCAGTAGAAGTGTTAGATGGCAAAACACCAAAAACAACTGGTTCTTACGATAATGGAGCAGTTGAAGTAAAAGCGAAACAAACGGATGTTATTGTAGTTGACAAAGAAAATGTAAAGGCAGAGCTTATTGATTCTGAGTATTACGAGGCTAGTGAATTCACAGGTTTAGAGTAA
- a CDS encoding helix-turn-helix domain-containing protein: MLNKVEVLMHPVRMKISQALLRNKENGLTPLEMVKIIKDVPQATLYRHIQVLLDSEIIRVMKEKKVKSVSEKYYVLNEEKLKLNQGEWNQASQQEKLDFVSFYQLSLMTQYQNYLKKIEETNHSHDGAAFSLIELKMNDEDFLNFQDELKEILTKYYRSTSNQDGKDIPVRTIGVTIIPDT; encoded by the coding sequence ATGTTAAATAAAGTTGAAGTTCTAATGCATCCAGTACGAATGAAAATTTCTCAAGCATTATTAAGGAATAAAGAAAATGGATTAACACCATTGGAAATGGTCAAAATCATTAAGGATGTTCCTCAAGCAACTCTCTACAGACATATACAAGTGTTATTAGACTCCGAGATAATTCGTGTAATGAAGGAAAAGAAAGTAAAATCCGTTTCTGAGAAATATTATGTGTTAAATGAAGAGAAGCTGAAACTTAACCAAGGTGAATGGAATCAAGCATCTCAACAAGAAAAACTGGATTTTGTATCTTTTTATCAATTATCATTAATGACTCAATATCAAAACTATTTAAAGAAAATAGAAGAAACGAACCATTCTCATGATGGAGCAGCGTTTTCCTTAATCGAATTAAAAATGAATGATGAAGACTTCCTGAATTTTCAAGATGAACTAAAAGAGATCTTAACTAAATACTATCGTTCTACAAGTAACCAAGACGGAAAAGATATCCCCGTACGAACAATTGGGGTGACAATTATTCCAGATACATGA